The Streptomyces seoulensis genome contains a region encoding:
- a CDS encoding ricin-type beta-trefoil lectin domain protein, which translates to MRRPLRPARLLLAALLTTAGITTFATPAAHAAGEPVTAWLTTTDDSAGRHVVRGLEPQTPFAFSAGTGGGGENITVDENTRYQTFTGGGASFTDTAAWLMNSSGALSQATRDATMRKLFSPTDGIGLSFLRNPMGASDLARSGYTYDDVPAGQSDPSLAKFSLARDLADVLPLTRQARQLNPNLTVMASPWTAPAWMKDSGSLNGGWLKAEDYGAYASYFVKYLQGWRDQGVPVSYVTAQNEPTCCSGYPSMSWNASGLAYFTKSELLPKLQQAGLSTKVLAHDWNWDTYDSYAAQTVDDAAVRSHPNFGGIAWHGYGGDVNKQTAVHNQYPALDAFATEHSGGTWIADQQREDLSDIIDYTRNWAKSVTKWSLAVDQDMGPHNGGCGTCTGLVTVHNGDGRSGSVDYTVEYYDMGHLTKFVRPGAQRIASTASGAVPNVAWRNPDGSKALIAYNGATSARQMTINWGSQHATYTLPARTSATFTWAGGQSGDSSRTGAFAGLAGKCLDVAGGSNANGTAVQLYDCNGSTAQQWTVAADGSVRALGKCLDVVSASTADGAKVQLYDCNGTAAQRWSYNTATGDVVNTAADKCLDVTDNSSANGARAQIWTCTGAANQKWTLR; encoded by the coding sequence ATGAGACGACCCCTGCGTCCGGCCCGGCTGCTGCTGGCCGCGCTGCTGACGACCGCCGGGATCACCACGTTCGCCACCCCGGCCGCGCACGCGGCGGGCGAGCCGGTCACGGCCTGGCTGACCACCACCGACGACTCCGCCGGACGGCACGTCGTGCGCGGTCTGGAGCCGCAGACGCCGTTCGCCTTCTCCGCCGGTACCGGTGGCGGCGGCGAGAACATCACCGTGGACGAGAACACCCGCTACCAGACGTTCACCGGCGGTGGAGCCTCCTTCACCGACACCGCCGCCTGGCTGATGAACAGCAGCGGCGCCCTGTCCCAGGCGACGCGGGACGCCACCATGCGCAAGCTGTTCTCGCCCACGGACGGCATCGGGCTGTCCTTCCTGCGCAACCCCATGGGCGCCTCCGACCTGGCCCGCTCCGGCTACACCTACGACGACGTGCCGGCCGGGCAGAGCGACCCCTCGCTGGCGAAGTTCTCCCTGGCCCGCGACCTCGCGGACGTCCTCCCGCTGACCCGGCAGGCCCGCCAGCTCAACCCGAACCTCACGGTGATGGCGTCCCCGTGGACGGCCCCGGCATGGATGAAGGACAGCGGCTCCCTGAACGGCGGCTGGCTGAAGGCGGAGGACTACGGCGCCTACGCCTCGTACTTCGTCAAGTACCTCCAGGGGTGGCGTGATCAGGGCGTGCCCGTCTCGTACGTCACCGCGCAGAACGAGCCGACCTGCTGTTCGGGCTACCCGTCGATGAGCTGGAACGCGAGCGGCCTGGCCTACTTCACCAAGAGCGAGCTGCTGCCCAAGCTGCAGCAGGCCGGACTCTCCACCAAGGTCCTGGCGCACGACTGGAACTGGGACACCTACGACTCCTACGCCGCCCAGACCGTGGACGACGCGGCCGTGCGCAGTCACCCCAACTTCGGCGGCATCGCCTGGCACGGCTACGGCGGCGACGTGAACAAGCAGACGGCCGTGCACAACCAGTACCCCGCGCTGGACGCCTTCGCCACCGAGCACTCCGGGGGCACCTGGATCGCGGACCAGCAGCGCGAGGACCTTTCCGACATCATCGACTACACCCGCAACTGGGCGAAGTCGGTGACCAAGTGGTCCCTCGCGGTGGATCAGGACATGGGCCCGCACAACGGCGGCTGCGGCACCTGCACCGGCCTGGTCACCGTGCACAACGGTGACGGCCGCAGCGGGAGCGTGGACTACACCGTCGAGTACTACGACATGGGCCACCTCACCAAGTTCGTCCGCCCCGGCGCCCAGCGCATCGCCTCCACGGCGTCCGGTGCCGTGCCCAACGTCGCCTGGCGCAACCCGGACGGCAGCAAGGCGCTCATCGCGTACAACGGCGCCACCTCGGCCAGGCAGATGACGATCAACTGGGGCTCGCAGCACGCCACGTACACGCTGCCCGCGCGCACCTCGGCCACCTTCACCTGGGCCGGCGGCCAGTCCGGCGACAGCTCCCGCACCGGGGCGTTCGCCGGGCTCGCGGGCAAGTGCCTGGACGTGGCGGGCGGTTCGAACGCCAACGGGACCGCGGTGCAGCTCTACGACTGCAACGGCAGCACCGCCCAGCAGTGGACGGTCGCGGCGGACGGCTCGGTCCGGGCCCTCGGCAAGTGCCTGGACGTGGTCTCGGCGTCGACGGCGGACGGCGCCAAGGTCCAGCTCTACGACTGCAACGGCACCGCGGCCCAGCGCTGGTCGTACAACACCGCCACCGGTGACGTGGTGAACACCGCGGCGGACAAGTGCCTGGACGTGACGGACAACTCCTCGGCCAACGGGGCACGGGCCCAGATCTGGACGTGCACCGGGGCCGCCAACCAGAAGTGGACCCTGCGGTAG
- a CDS encoding GPP34 family phosphoprotein — protein sequence MTTPQDLLFVTLDVPADRPVEQGDLSLALAAAELLDLLAAQVVTLRDDRIVPVSEHLTGDRLLDGAGAALIRTEPYESAEDWLWRRGDGLSAAYRDALEHAEPSGSGLRRLFRRADRSVDRMDSDARRHAAGRWAGHEPLLAGLAAALGIEDTGHEGAAESVKDDRVAVVLASLGEALTELEAVRQRRRIEEDAFDNVWRAP from the coding sequence ATGACCACACCGCAGGATCTGCTGTTCGTCACGCTGGACGTGCCCGCCGACCGGCCCGTGGAACAGGGCGATCTGTCGCTGGCCCTGGCGGCGGCCGAGCTGCTCGATCTGCTCGCCGCCCAGGTGGTCACCCTGCGGGACGACCGGATCGTGCCCGTCTCGGAGCACCTCACCGGTGACCGTCTGCTGGACGGGGCCGGCGCGGCGCTGATCCGCACGGAGCCGTACGAGAGCGCCGAGGACTGGCTGTGGCGGCGGGGGGACGGGCTCTCCGCCGCCTACCGGGACGCGCTGGAGCACGCGGAGCCCTCGGGCTCCGGCCTGCGGCGGTTGTTCCGTCGCGCCGACCGTTCGGTGGACCGGATGGACTCCGACGCCCGGCGGCACGCGGCCGGGCGGTGGGCCGGGCACGAGCCGCTCCTGGCGGGCCTCGCCGCCGCCCTCGGCATCGAGGACACCGGGCACGAGGGCGCGGCCGAGAGCGTCAAGGACGACCGGGTGGCGGTCGTCCTCGCCTCACTGGGCGAGGCACTGACCGAACTGGAGGCGGTACGGCAGCGGCGGCGGATCGAGGAGGACGCCTTCGACAACGTCTGGCGCGCCCCCTGA
- the cimA gene encoding citramalate synthase, with protein MTATSELDDSFHVFDTTLRDGAQREGINLTVADKLAIARHLDDFGVGFIEGGWPGANPRDTEFFARAREELRLKHATLVAFGATRRPGAKAADDPQVRALLESGAPVITLVAKAHDRHVELALRTTLDENLEMIRDTVAHLRAEGRRVFVDCEHFFDGYRANPEYAKAVVRTAAEAGADVVVLCDTNGGMLPAQISAVVGTVLADTGARLGIHAQDDTGCAVANTLAAVDAGATHVQCTANGYGERVGNANLFPVVAALELKYGKKVLPDGHLRETTRISHAIAEVVNLTPSTHQPYVGVSAFAHKAGLHASAIKVDPDLYQHIDPERVGNTMRMLVSDMAGRASIELKGRELGVDLGGDRALVGRVVERVKERELKGYTYEAADASFELLLRAEAQGAPLKYFEVESWRAIVEDRPDGTHANEATVKLWAKGERIVATAEGNGPVNALDQALRVALEKIYPQLAKLELVDYKVRILEGKHGTRSITRVLISTSDGAGEWSTVGVGENVIAASWQALEDALTYGLLRAGVEPAE; from the coding sequence ATGACCGCAACCAGCGAGCTCGACGATTCGTTCCACGTCTTCGACACCACGCTGCGCGACGGCGCGCAGCGCGAGGGCATCAACCTCACCGTCGCGGACAAACTGGCCATCGCACGGCACCTGGACGACTTCGGCGTGGGCTTCATCGAGGGCGGCTGGCCCGGCGCCAACCCGCGCGACACCGAGTTCTTCGCCCGCGCCCGCGAGGAGCTGCGCCTGAAGCACGCGACGCTCGTCGCCTTCGGCGCCACCCGCCGCCCCGGCGCCAAAGCCGCCGACGATCCGCAGGTCAGAGCGCTGCTGGAGTCCGGCGCCCCCGTCATCACGCTGGTCGCCAAGGCCCACGACCGGCATGTGGAGCTGGCGCTGCGCACCACGCTCGACGAGAACCTGGAGATGATCCGGGACACCGTCGCCCATCTGCGCGCCGAGGGCCGCCGGGTCTTCGTCGACTGCGAGCACTTCTTCGACGGCTACCGCGCCAACCCCGAGTACGCCAAGGCCGTCGTGCGCACCGCCGCCGAGGCCGGCGCCGACGTGGTCGTCCTGTGCGACACCAACGGCGGGATGCTCCCGGCGCAGATCAGCGCCGTCGTCGGCACCGTCCTCGCCGACACCGGCGCCCGGCTCGGCATCCACGCCCAGGACGACACCGGCTGCGCCGTCGCCAACACCCTCGCCGCCGTCGACGCGGGCGCCACCCACGTCCAGTGCACGGCCAACGGCTACGGCGAGCGCGTCGGCAACGCCAACCTGTTCCCGGTGGTGGCCGCGCTGGAGCTGAAGTACGGCAAGAAGGTCCTCCCCGACGGACACCTGCGCGAGACGACCCGGATCTCGCACGCCATCGCCGAGGTCGTCAACCTCACGCCCTCCACCCACCAGCCCTACGTCGGTGTCTCCGCCTTCGCCCACAAGGCCGGCCTGCACGCCTCCGCGATCAAGGTCGACCCGGACCTGTACCAGCACATCGACCCCGAGCGGGTCGGCAACACCATGCGGATGCTGGTCTCCGACATGGCCGGCCGCGCCTCCATCGAGCTGAAGGGCCGGGAACTCGGCGTCGACCTCGGCGGCGACCGCGCCCTGGTCGGCCGGGTCGTCGAGCGCGTCAAGGAACGCGAGCTGAAGGGCTACACGTACGAGGCCGCCGACGCCTCCTTCGAGCTGCTGCTGCGTGCCGAGGCCCAGGGCGCGCCGCTGAAGTACTTCGAGGTCGAGTCCTGGCGGGCCATCGTGGAGGACCGCCCCGACGGCACCCACGCCAACGAGGCCACGGTGAAGCTGTGGGCCAAGGGCGAGCGGATCGTCGCCACCGCCGAGGGCAACGGCCCGGTCAACGCCCTCGACCAGGCGCTGCGGGTGGCCCTGGAGAAGATCTACCCGCAGCTCGCCAAGCTGGAGCTGGTGGACTACAAGGTCCGCATCCTGGAGGGCAAGCACGGCACCCGCTCCATCACCCGTGTGCTGATCTCCACCAGTGACGGCGCGGGGGAGTGGTCCACGGTCGGCGTCGGGGAGAACGTCATCGCCGCCTCCTGGCAGGCCCTGGAGGACGCCCTCACCTACGGGCTGCTGCGCGCGGGCGTCGAGCCGGCCGAGTAG
- a CDS encoding branched-chain amino acid aminotransferase, producing MTTPTIELKPSAHPLAAAEREAILTSPGFGRRFTDHMVTIKWTEGRGWHDGQLVPYAPIPLDPATNVLHYAQEIFEGLKAYRQPDGTVATFRPEQNALRFQRSAHRLGMPELPVETFIEACDALIAQDQDWVPGHGGEDSLYLRPFMIGTEVGLGVKPSNEYLFIVIASPAGAYFQGGVKPVSIWVSEDRVRAVPGGMGDAKTGGNYAASLLAQAEAATKGCDQVCYLDAVEHKWVEELGGMNLCFVYGDKIVTPTLTGSILEGVTRDSLLAVARDLGYEAEEGRISVDQWQRDAENGTLTEVFACGTAAVITPVGTVKRTGAEWKQSGGEPGEVTLRLRRALLDIQRGDTEDKHGWMHRIG from the coding sequence ATGACGACGCCCACGATCGAGCTCAAGCCCTCCGCCCATCCGCTCGCCGCCGCGGAGCGCGAGGCGATCCTGACCAGCCCCGGCTTCGGCCGCCGCTTCACCGACCACATGGTGACGATCAAGTGGACCGAGGGCCGCGGCTGGCACGACGGCCAGCTCGTCCCGTACGCGCCGATCCCTCTCGACCCGGCCACCAACGTCCTGCACTACGCGCAGGAGATCTTCGAGGGCCTGAAGGCGTACCGGCAGCCCGACGGCACGGTCGCCACCTTCCGTCCCGAGCAGAACGCCCTGCGCTTCCAGCGCTCCGCGCACCGCCTGGGCATGCCCGAGCTGCCGGTCGAGACGTTCATCGAGGCGTGCGACGCGCTGATCGCCCAAGACCAGGACTGGGTGCCGGGGCACGGCGGCGAGGACTCCCTCTACCTGCGCCCCTTCATGATCGGTACCGAGGTCGGCCTCGGCGTGAAGCCGTCCAACGAATACCTCTTCATCGTCATCGCCTCCCCGGCCGGCGCCTACTTCCAGGGCGGCGTGAAGCCGGTGTCGATCTGGGTCTCCGAGGACCGCGTCCGCGCCGTCCCCGGCGGCATGGGCGACGCCAAGACCGGCGGCAACTACGCGGCCTCCCTGCTCGCCCAGGCCGAGGCCGCCACCAAGGGCTGCGACCAGGTCTGCTACCTCGACGCCGTCGAGCACAAGTGGGTCGAGGAACTGGGCGGCATGAACCTGTGCTTCGTCTACGGGGACAAGATCGTCACCCCCACCCTGACCGGCTCCATCCTGGAGGGCGTCACCCGTGACTCCCTGCTGGCCGTCGCCCGCGACCTGGGCTACGAGGCCGAGGAGGGCCGGATCTCGGTCGACCAGTGGCAGCGCGACGCGGAGAACGGCACCCTCACCGAGGTCTTCGCCTGCGGCACCGCCGCCGTGATCACCCCGGTCGGCACCGTCAAGCGGACCGGCGCCGAGTGGAAGCAGAGCGGCGGCGAGCCCGGCGAGGTCACCCTGCGCCTGCGCCGCGCCCTGCTGGACATCCAGCGCGGCGACACCGAGGACAAGCACGGCTGGATGCACCGGATCGGCTAG
- a CDS encoding 3-isopropylmalate dehydrogenase: protein MSRSIDLAVIPGDGIGQEVVAEGLKVLSAVLPQDVKLETKEYDFGARRYRATGETLTDADLDALKAHDAILLGAIGDPSVPSGVLERGFLLKLRFAFDHHVNLRPSKLLPGVATPLAGQPEIDFIVVREGTEGPYTGNGGSIRTGTEHEVATEVSVNTAFGVERVVRDAFARAQARPRKKLTLVHKNNVLTFAGHLWTNIFHKVAEEFPEVTTEYIHVDAATIYLVTQPERFDVIVTDNLFGDIITDLAAAVSGGIGVAASGNINPTRAYPSMFEPVHGSAPDIAGQGKADPTATVLSVALLLRHLGHEAEADRVDAAVAADLTERAGLPPRTTAEIGDALVVRVTG from the coding sequence ATGTCTCGCAGCATCGATCTCGCAGTGATCCCTGGTGACGGCATCGGCCAGGAGGTCGTGGCCGAGGGTCTCAAGGTCCTCTCCGCCGTCCTGCCGCAGGACGTGAAGCTGGAGACCAAGGAGTACGACTTCGGCGCCCGGCGCTATCGCGCCACCGGTGAGACCCTCACCGACGCCGACCTCGACGCCCTCAAGGCCCACGACGCCATCCTGCTCGGCGCCATCGGCGACCCGTCGGTGCCGTCCGGCGTCCTGGAGCGCGGCTTCCTCCTCAAGCTCCGCTTCGCCTTCGACCACCACGTGAACCTGCGCCCCTCCAAGCTGCTCCCCGGCGTCGCCACCCCGCTCGCCGGCCAGCCGGAGATCGACTTCATCGTGGTCCGCGAGGGCACCGAGGGCCCCTACACGGGCAACGGCGGCAGCATCCGCACCGGCACCGAGCACGAGGTCGCCACCGAGGTCTCCGTCAACACCGCCTTCGGTGTCGAGCGCGTCGTCCGCGACGCCTTCGCCCGCGCCCAGGCCCGCCCGCGCAAGAAGCTGACCCTGGTCCACAAGAACAACGTGCTCACCTTCGCCGGGCACCTGTGGACCAACATCTTCCACAAGGTGGCCGAGGAGTTCCCCGAGGTCACCACCGAGTACATCCACGTCGACGCGGCCACCATCTACCTGGTCACCCAGCCCGAGCGCTTCGACGTGATCGTCACCGACAACCTCTTCGGCGACATCATCACCGACCTCGCCGCGGCCGTCTCCGGCGGCATCGGCGTCGCCGCCTCGGGCAACATCAACCCGACGCGCGCGTACCCGTCCATGTTCGAGCCGGTCCACGGCTCGGCCCCGGACATCGCCGGACAGGGCAAGGCCGACCCCACCGCCACGGTCCTCTCCGTGGCCCTGCTGCTGCGCCACCTCGGGCACGAGGCGGAGGCCGACCGGGTGGACGCGGCCGTCGCCGCCGACCTCACCGAGCGCGCGGGCCTACCGCCCCGCACCACCGCCGAGATCGGCGACGCGCTCGTCGTACGAGTAACCGGCTGA